Proteins from a single region of Apium graveolens cultivar Ventura chromosome 7, ASM990537v1, whole genome shotgun sequence:
- the LOC141673417 gene encoding uncharacterized protein LOC141673417: MSPFRLVCGKACHLPAELEHKAYWALKKLNLDMEAAGEKRMLQLNELGEFRLQAYENNKVYKEKVKRWHDMRLVRKSFVPGQKVLLYNSHLRLFSGKLKSRWSRPFMVKTVFPYGAVEIFDMHHDQAFKVNGQRLKHYYGDTTNREVVSAVLLTT, encoded by the coding sequence ATGTCTCCTTTCCGGTTGGTGTGTGGGAAGGCGTGTCATTTGCCTGCGGAGttagagcataaagcatattgggctttgaagaagctaAATCTTGATATGGAAGCTGCTGGagagaaaagaatgcttcaactAAATGAACTCGGGGAGTTTCGACTACAGGCTTATGAGAATAATAAAGTATACAAGGAGAAGGTCAAGAGATGGCATGATATGAGATTAGTGCGCAAGTCATTTGTGCCTGGTCAGAAAGTGCTATTGTATAACTCTCATCTCCGACTTTTTTCGGGAAAGCTTAAGTCGAGGTGGTCAAGGCCATTCAtggtcaaaactgtgtttccatatggagcggtggagatttttgataTGCATCATGATCAAGCGTTCAAAGTGAATGggcagagattgaagcattactatggagataCGACGAACCGCGAGGTGGTGAGCGCCGTTCTATTGACAACTTGA